From Phenylobacterium montanum, the proteins below share one genomic window:
- the rlmN gene encoding 23S rRNA (adenine(2503)-C(2))-methyltransferase RlmN codes for MSVTLDLSRGAPPKLAPKPNLSGLTRAGLAQALVEGDICAPDKAKMRAEQLWRWMHHRGVTSFDQMTNVAKETRALLADRFVVSRPEVAERQVSADGTRKWLLRFAPGIEAETVYIPDVGRAGALCVSSQVGCTLNCTFCHTGTQALVRNLTAAEIVAQVQVARDDLAEWPSDKDDRRLSNVVFMGMGEPLYNLDSVADAIDIISDNEGLALSRRRTTVSTSGVVPELKALGERTGAMLAISLHATNDELRNELVPINRRYPLKELMAAIRDYPGLSNARRVTFEYVMLKGVNDSPAEARELVRLIRGIPAKINLIPFNPWPGSPYECSSWSTIEAFAAIVNKAGYASPIRTPRGRDILAACGQLRSESEKLRASERRKLNAAG; via the coding sequence TTGAGCGTCACACTGGATCTCTCCCGCGGCGCGCCGCCGAAGCTTGCGCCCAAGCCGAACCTGTCGGGCCTGACGCGCGCGGGCCTCGCCCAGGCTCTGGTCGAGGGCGACATCTGCGCGCCCGACAAGGCCAAGATGCGCGCCGAGCAGCTGTGGCGGTGGATGCACCATCGCGGCGTCACCAGCTTCGACCAGATGACCAACGTGGCCAAGGAAACCCGCGCCCTATTGGCCGACCGCTTCGTGGTCAGCCGCCCCGAGGTGGCCGAGCGCCAGGTCAGCGCCGACGGCACCCGCAAGTGGCTGCTGCGCTTCGCCCCCGGCATCGAGGCCGAGACCGTCTACATTCCCGATGTCGGCCGCGCCGGCGCCCTGTGCGTCTCCAGCCAGGTCGGCTGCACCCTGAACTGCACCTTCTGCCATACCGGCACCCAGGCCCTGGTGCGCAACCTGACAGCGGCCGAGATCGTGGCCCAGGTGCAGGTGGCGCGCGACGATCTGGCCGAATGGCCCTCGGACAAGGACGACCGGCGCCTGTCCAATGTCGTGTTCATGGGCATGGGCGAGCCGCTCTACAATCTGGACAGCGTCGCCGACGCCATCGACATCATTTCGGACAATGAGGGCCTGGCGCTTTCGCGCCGGCGCACCACGGTCTCGACCTCCGGGGTCGTGCCCGAACTGAAAGCCCTGGGGGAACGCACCGGGGCCATGCTGGCCATCTCGCTGCACGCCACCAACGACGAGCTTCGCAACGAACTGGTGCCGATCAACCGGCGCTATCCGCTGAAGGAGCTGATGGCGGCGATCCGCGACTATCCGGGCCTCTCCAACGCCCGCCGCGTCACCTTCGAATATGTGATGCTGAAGGGGGTCAACGACAGTCCGGCCGAGGCGCGCGAACTGGTGCGGCTGATCCGTGGGATTCCGGCCAAGATCAACCTGATCCCGTTCAATCCCTGGCCCGGCTCCCCCTACGAATGCTCCAGCTGGAGCACGATCGAGGCCTTCGCCGCCATCGTCAACAAGGCCGGCTACGCCTCGCCGATCCGCACGCCTCGCGGCCGCGACATCCTCGCCGCCTGCGGCCAGCTGAGGTCTGAAAGCGAGAAGCTGCGGGCCAGCGAGCGGCGCAAGCTCAATGCGGCTGGATAG
- a CDS encoding heme biosynthesis HemY N-terminal domain-containing protein produces the protein MIRTFLLFVLLVGAVAVAFALAGEPGRASVEWLGWRADTTAAAGVCAILVLAFFAVTLWRLGLWLAEAPRRAARRKAEARRRQGADALTRGFLAAAAADGSEARRLAQVASDLVEETPALVRLLAAQAAEIAGDRPAAKAAYNAMLGFPEMRLAAHRGLMQTALAQGDRADALAHAKAAYAEAKTGRWAWRALIEDRLENGDWPAALELVQSALTRKIVSPISAERARTALLAASAAGLETDPDPRRRSEAEGFALQSAKLNPGFAPGVVLAARILAASGKTGRAALLIEQAWKLAPHPALALAWRDLNGGETPKARAARFEALAQLNPEHRESRLLRAERALLLHEPAEAAAFAAPLAEAQPSARVCGLMARIAFAAGQADEARAWMARGAAAPAEADWSDLDPQGRAFAYTPTDWARLVSAFSETGELIHPRLERRERMLSELPELPPAYEPATPLLAPEDYLALDAGDAGLFDDGGPDLEPLPPEPPRPRPPAKPAPRRRLASSPRTAK, from the coding sequence ATGATCCGCACCTTCCTGCTGTTCGTGTTGCTGGTAGGGGCGGTGGCGGTCGCCTTCGCCCTGGCCGGCGAGCCGGGCCGGGCCAGTGTGGAGTGGCTGGGCTGGCGCGCCGACACCACCGCCGCAGCGGGTGTCTGCGCCATACTTGTACTGGCCTTCTTCGCCGTGACCCTGTGGCGGCTTGGCCTATGGCTGGCCGAGGCCCCGCGTCGCGCCGCCCGCCGCAAGGCCGAGGCCCGCCGCCGCCAGGGCGCCGACGCCCTGACCCGGGGCTTCCTCGCCGCAGCCGCCGCCGATGGTTCCGAGGCCCGCCGCCTGGCCCAGGTCGCCTCGGATCTGGTGGAGGAAACCCCCGCCCTGGTGCGCCTCCTGGCCGCCCAGGCGGCCGAGATCGCCGGCGACCGCCCCGCCGCCAAGGCCGCCTACAACGCCATGCTGGGTTTTCCCGAGATGCGCCTCGCCGCCCATCGGGGCCTGATGCAGACCGCCCTGGCTCAGGGCGACCGTGCCGACGCCCTGGCCCACGCCAAGGCGGCCTATGCCGAGGCCAAGACCGGCCGCTGGGCCTGGCGCGCCCTGATCGAGGACCGGCTGGAAAACGGCGACTGGCCCGCGGCGCTCGAGCTGGTGCAGTCGGCCCTGACCCGCAAGATCGTCTCGCCGATCAGCGCCGAGCGCGCCCGCACCGCCCTCCTCGCCGCCTCCGCCGCCGGGCTTGAGACCGACCCCGACCCGCGCCGCCGGTCCGAGGCCGAGGGCTTCGCCCTGCAGTCGGCCAAGCTCAACCCCGGCTTCGCCCCCGGCGTGGTGCTGGCCGCTCGCATCCTGGCCGCCAGCGGCAAGACCGGCCGCGCGGCGCTTTTGATCGAGCAGGCCTGGAAGCTCGCCCCCCATCCCGCCCTGGCCCTCGCCTGGCGCGACCTCAACGGCGGCGAGACGCCCAAGGCCCGCGCCGCCCGCTTCGAAGCCCTGGCCCAGCTCAATCCCGAGCATCGCGAGAGCCGCCTCCTCAGGGCCGAGCGCGCCCTTCTGCTGCATGAGCCGGCCGAGGCCGCCGCCTTCGCCGCGCCCCTGGCCGAGGCCCAGCCCAGCGCCCGGGTCTGCGGCCTGATGGCCCGCATCGCCTTCGCCGCAGGCCAGGCCGACGAGGCCCGCGCCTGGATGGCGCGCGGCGCCGCGGCCCCCGCCGAGGCCGACTGGTCCGATCTCGATCCACAAGGGCGGGCCTTCGCCTACACCCCGACCGACTGGGCGCGGCTGGTTTCGGCCTTTTCCGAGACCGGAGAGCTGATTCATCCGCGGCTGGAGCGGCGCGAACGCATGCTGAGCGAACTGCCCGAGCTGCCGCCTGCCTACGAACCCGCCACCCCGCTTTTGGCGCCCGAGGACTACCTGGCCCTGGACGCCGGCGACGCCGGCCTGTTCGACGACGGCGGCCCCGACCTCGAACCGCTCCCACCCGAGCCGCCCCGCCCGCGCCCTCCGGCCAAGCCCGCGCCGCGCCGCCGCTTGGCAAGCTCGCCGCGCACAGCTAAATAG
- a CDS encoding uroporphyrinogen-III synthase, protein MTAEPARLWVTRAQPQAAATARRIEALGLMAVVQPVLAVVPIEADLDLSGADALAFTSQAAVAAFAAQSEARALRAFPVGTATAAALRAAGFPRVEAPPPQGDVHGLAKSIATADSRPRLVFNPTAEEPAADLGALLADSGIEVRSTPVYRTVRTHLAAPPEPIDGFLIHSAKAAAAVADVVLPEAAGRLTAYVISEAAAAGLRQRGFGRILLAERPEEASLLELIERDRTRPRKPGDP, encoded by the coding sequence TTGACCGCCGAGCCGGCCAGGCTGTGGGTCACCCGCGCCCAGCCCCAGGCCGCGGCCACCGCCCGGCGGATCGAGGCGCTGGGGCTTATGGCCGTGGTGCAGCCGGTCCTGGCTGTGGTTCCGATCGAGGCCGACCTCGACCTGTCCGGCGCCGACGCCCTGGCCTTCACCAGCCAGGCGGCGGTCGCGGCGTTTGCAGCGCAGTCGGAGGCGCGCGCCTTGCGAGCCTTTCCCGTGGGGACGGCCACCGCTGCGGCCCTTCGCGCGGCGGGCTTTCCCAGGGTCGAGGCGCCGCCCCCGCAAGGCGACGTCCATGGCCTGGCCAAATCGATCGCAACGGCTGATTCGCGGCCGCGCCTGGTGTTCAATCCGACCGCCGAGGAGCCCGCCGCCGACCTCGGCGCCCTGCTGGCGGACTCCGGAATCGAGGTCCGCTCGACCCCGGTCTATCGCACCGTCCGCACCCATCTCGCCGCCCCGCCCGAGCCGATCGACGGCTTCCTGATTCACTCGGCCAAGGCCGCCGCAGCCGTCGCCGACGTGGTCCTGCCGGAGGCGGCCGGGCGCCTCACCGCCTATGTCATTTCCGAGGCCGCCGCGGCCGGCTTGCGCCAGCGGGGCTTTGGGCGGATTCTGCTGGCTGAGCGCCCGGAGGAGGCCTCGCTGCTGGAGCTGATCGAGCGTGACCGGACCCGCCCGCGGAAGCCTGGAGACCCATGA
- the arsC gene encoding arsenate reductase (glutaredoxin) (This arsenate reductase requires both glutathione and glutaredoxin to convert arsenate to arsenite, after which the efflux transporter formed by ArsA and ArsB can extrude the arsenite from the cell, providing resistance.) — protein sequence MTGEFPITIFHNPACGTSRNALAMIQAAGYSPAVVEYLTTGWTRPQLEELLRRMDMPARAALREKGTPAGELGLLDPNISDDSILDAMVAHPILVNRPIVVTPLGVKLCRPSEAVLELLEIKPASFTKEDGEVVVIAGS from the coding sequence ATGACCGGCGAGTTTCCCATCACCATCTTTCACAACCCGGCCTGCGGCACCTCCCGCAACGCCCTGGCCATGATCCAGGCGGCGGGCTATTCGCCCGCGGTGGTCGAATACCTGACGACCGGCTGGACACGTCCGCAACTGGAAGAGCTGCTGCGGCGAATGGACATGCCCGCTCGCGCCGCCCTGCGCGAGAAAGGCACGCCCGCCGGCGAACTCGGCCTGCTGGACCCGAACATCAGCGACGACTCCATTCTCGACGCCATGGTCGCCCATCCGATCCTGGTCAATCGTCCGATCGTGGTCACGCCCTTGGGCGTCAAGCTGTGCCGGCCATCTGAAGCCGTGCTGGAGCTGCTGGAGATCAAGCCGGCCAGCTTCACCAAGGAGGACGGCGAGGTCGTGGTGATCGCGGGGAGCTAG
- a CDS encoding TauD/TfdA family dioxygenase, with the protein MTLPAIPIITPAAWLGPEMRERRDWIYRLCAEEADELKRAAKRLAEQQRPLDRIAAADQPLPLLAPRLKAWLAELEHGRGFVLVRGVPVEQMSEEEASIAYWLMGLHLGAPKPQNSKGELLGHVRDLGDDPNTPGVRLYRTHAKQDFHTDGADIIGLLCLKRSKSGGLSRIVSSISVFNEVARRRPDLAPLLFEDFHWDFEIDAAPGLPRTLAMPICRYDGERLRTFFIGWYIRNAQRFPDVPRLTPAQHELLDLVEAVANDPALYLDMDFEPGDVQFLYNASILHARTEYEDWDEPERKRHLLRLWLTV; encoded by the coding sequence ATGACTCTGCCCGCCATCCCGATCATCACCCCCGCCGCCTGGCTCGGCCCGGAGATGCGCGAACGGCGCGACTGGATCTACCGCCTTTGCGCCGAGGAAGCGGATGAATTGAAGCGCGCCGCAAAGCGCCTCGCCGAGCAGCAGCGGCCGCTCGATCGGATCGCCGCCGCCGACCAGCCGCTGCCGCTCCTGGCGCCCAGGCTCAAGGCGTGGCTGGCCGAGCTCGAGCATGGCCGCGGCTTCGTCCTGGTGCGCGGCGTGCCTGTCGAGCAGATGTCGGAAGAGGAGGCCTCGATCGCTTACTGGCTCATGGGCCTGCATCTCGGCGCGCCCAAGCCGCAGAACAGCAAGGGCGAGCTTCTCGGCCATGTCCGCGATCTCGGCGACGATCCGAACACGCCCGGCGTGCGCCTCTACCGCACCCACGCCAAGCAGGACTTTCACACCGACGGGGCGGACATCATCGGCCTGCTCTGCCTGAAGCGGTCGAAGAGCGGCGGCCTCAGCCGCATCGTCAGCTCGATTTCGGTGTTCAACGAGGTGGCGCGCCGCCGCCCGGACCTCGCGCCGCTGCTGTTCGAGGATTTCCATTGGGACTTCGAGATCGACGCCGCGCCCGGCCTGCCGCGCACCCTGGCCATGCCGATCTGCCGCTACGACGGCGAGCGGCTGCGGACCTTCTTCATCGGCTGGTACATCCGCAACGCCCAGCGCTTCCCGGACGTGCCCCGGCTCACCCCCGCCCAGCATGAGTTGCTGGATCTGGTGGAGGCCGTCGCCAACGACCCGGCGCTGTATCTCGACATGGATTTCGAGCCGGGGGACGTTCAGTTCCTCTACAACGCCTCGATCCTGCATGCCCGGACCGAATACGAGGATTGGGACGAGCCGGAGCGCAAGCGGCACCTGCTGCGCCTGTGGCTGACCGTGTAG
- a CDS encoding ArsR/SmtB family transcription factor, with the protein MESNDAVKRLSALAQDSRLAVFRLLVQAGQEGVAAGEIARALEITPNTLSAQLNVLSNAGLVVSRRDGRSIIYAAAYDRMAELLLYLMQDCCQGRPEVCAPLADAATQAACCGLPNNVNA; encoded by the coding sequence ATGGAATCTAATGACGCCGTCAAACGTCTGTCAGCGCTGGCCCAGGACTCCCGGCTGGCGGTCTTCCGCCTGCTGGTTCAGGCCGGCCAGGAAGGCGTGGCCGCCGGCGAGATCGCCCGCGCGCTCGAGATCACGCCCAACACCCTCTCTGCCCAGCTCAATGTGCTGTCGAACGCCGGCCTTGTCGTCAGCCGGCGGGATGGGCGCTCGATCATCTATGCCGCGGCCTACGACCGGATGGCCGAACTGCTGCTCTACCTGATGCAGGACTGCTGCCAGGGACGACCCGAGGTCTGCGCGCCTCTGGCCGACGCCGCAACGCAGGCGGCGTGCTGCGGCCTGCCCAACAACGTCAACGCCTGA
- a CDS encoding glycosyltransferase family 87 protein — translation MPKAGLSSDVRYGRAGEAPLPMVGWSQFNAAERRAFLVCLGVAVGYAVTLVILYVRRTWILDGDGGPALTDFIAIWSAGRLALAGHAASAYSAASEHAAEVVTLGHPFRHEYGWPYPPSYFFVAAGLALLPYALSFLAWVAGTATFYGFAVGKASGRWSAAIAALAAPWTLACALVGQNGFLTGGLMALALVCLDTSPMASGLFFGLLTYKPQFGLLIPIALAAGGRWKAIGWAMATTVALTGLSVAVFGVQAMAGFLWTLPRTAQTLVVEGGVGWNKLESIYGLARCLGGSNAVATGLQVVTSLGAAVAIALLWRSKAASALKSAGLIVAAAISTPYLFAYDLPILGVATAFLMREADLDLLDYLGLAIAWSALGFALVVPLPVGLFATLSLGSLVVRRVVMSRGESATLAPATN, via the coding sequence GTGCCGAAAGCCGGCCTTTCCAGTGATGTGCGGTATGGGCGAGCCGGCGAGGCGCCCTTGCCGATGGTGGGGTGGTCTCAATTCAACGCCGCCGAGCGGCGAGCCTTCCTGGTCTGCCTCGGCGTAGCGGTCGGATATGCGGTGACGCTTGTCATCCTGTACGTCCGTCGAACCTGGATCTTGGACGGCGACGGCGGTCCGGCGCTGACCGACTTCATAGCCATCTGGTCGGCCGGACGCCTCGCCCTGGCCGGCCATGCTGCATCGGCCTACTCAGCCGCCAGCGAGCACGCCGCCGAAGTCGTAACCCTCGGCCACCCCTTTCGTCACGAATACGGCTGGCCCTATCCGCCAAGCTATTTCTTCGTCGCGGCGGGCTTGGCGCTCCTCCCCTATGCGCTGAGCTTTCTAGCCTGGGTCGCGGGTACGGCCACATTTTACGGTTTCGCCGTCGGCAAGGCGTCCGGCCGCTGGAGCGCGGCGATAGCGGCGCTCGCCGCCCCGTGGACCCTGGCCTGCGCGCTGGTCGGCCAGAACGGCTTCCTGACGGGCGGCCTCATGGCCCTGGCGCTGGTTTGCCTCGATACGAGCCCGATGGCGTCCGGGCTTTTCTTCGGGCTCCTCACCTACAAGCCTCAGTTTGGCCTTTTGATTCCCATCGCGCTGGCCGCCGGCGGGCGTTGGAAGGCGATCGGCTGGGCGATGGCGACGACCGTCGCACTGACCGGCCTGTCCGTTGCGGTGTTCGGCGTGCAAGCGATGGCGGGATTCCTCTGGACGCTTCCCCGGACCGCACAAACGCTGGTCGTCGAGGGCGGCGTCGGCTGGAACAAGCTCGAGAGCATCTATGGCCTCGCCCGATGCCTCGGCGGTTCGAACGCCGTTGCCACGGGACTCCAGGTTGTCACAAGCCTCGGCGCCGCGGTGGCGATTGCACTACTCTGGCGCAGCAAGGCTGCGTCCGCGCTCAAATCCGCGGGCCTGATCGTCGCGGCGGCGATCTCGACCCCCTATCTTTTCGCCTACGACCTGCCGATTCTTGGCGTAGCGACGGCGTTCCTGATGCGGGAAGCCGACCTGGACCTGCTGGACTACCTGGGGCTGGCGATCGCCTGGTCGGCGCTGGGGTTCGCCCTCGTCGTTCCGCTGCCGGTGGGATTGTTCGCCACCCTGAGCCTCGGAAGCCTGGTCGTTCGGCGCGTGGTCATGTCACGGGGCGAAAGCGCGACCCTGGCGCCAGCCACGAACTGA
- the hemC gene encoding hydroxymethylbilane synthase gives MQRRIAAALGYGPEDAEAVAPLVRIVTTGDHVQDRRLLEIGGKALFTKEIEEAMLDGRVDCAVHSMKDVPVERRPGLVLAAIPEREDPRDAFVSPNYARLADLPQGARLGTASLRRQAQALNARPDLEIVMVRGNVDTRLAKLERGEADGMLLALAGLKRLGLDGVVRSALDPQADPPAPGQGALAIETPERLSEADWVRALRHAPTAIAVAAERGALEALEGSCRTAIGAHARLEGSELALTVEALTPDGRERFRREGRIAYAADGEAAARALGERLGAEIRQEGGERLLLSI, from the coding sequence ATGCAGCGCCGCATCGCCGCCGCCCTGGGCTATGGGCCGGAGGACGCGGAGGCGGTGGCGCCCCTGGTGCGCATCGTCACCACCGGCGATCACGTGCAGGACCGGCGCCTGCTGGAAATCGGCGGCAAGGCCCTGTTCACCAAGGAGATCGAGGAGGCCATGCTGGATGGGCGGGTCGACTGCGCGGTGCACTCGATGAAGGACGTGCCGGTCGAGCGTCGTCCCGGCCTGGTGCTGGCCGCCATTCCCGAGCGCGAGGACCCGCGCGACGCCTTCGTCAGCCCGAACTACGCCCGGCTGGCCGACCTGCCCCAGGGCGCGCGCCTGGGCACCGCCTCGCTGCGCCGCCAGGCCCAGGCGCTGAACGCCCGGCCGGACCTGGAGATCGTGATGGTGCGTGGCAATGTCGACACGCGCCTGGCCAAGCTGGAGCGCGGCGAGGCCGACGGCATGCTGCTGGCCTTGGCGGGGCTGAAGCGCCTGGGCCTGGACGGCGTGGTCCGCTCCGCGCTTGATCCCCAGGCTGATCCGCCGGCGCCGGGCCAGGGCGCGCTGGCTATCGAGACCCCCGAACGCCTGTCCGAAGCCGATTGGGTCAGGGCCCTGCGCCATGCCCCGACCGCCATCGCCGTCGCCGCCGAGCGCGGCGCCCTGGAGGCCCTGGAAGGTTCCTGCCGCACCGCCATCGGCGCCCATGCCAGGCTGGAGGGGAGCGAGCTGGCCCTGACGGTCGAAGCCCTGACCCCGGACGGGCGCGAGCGCTTCCGCCGCGAGGGCCGCATCGCCTATGCCGCCGACGGCGAAGCGGCGGCGCGTGCCCTAGGTGAGCGGCTGGGCGCCGAGATCCGGCAAGAGGGCGGCGAGCGGCTGCTGCTCTCGATTTGA
- a CDS encoding aquaporin encodes MGDITAASLEPPLHAFSAGRRVLGEALGTALLLAVVIGSGIMGERLSGGNVAIALLGNTLSTGAALAVLITVFGPLSGAHFNPAVTLVFALRREIGWGLAAAYIAAQAVGGVLGVWAAHAMFAEPILQISNKLRDGPALAFSEFVATFGLVAAILGSIRFRPEATPYIVGLYITSAYWFTASTSFANPAVTLARSLSNTFAGIAPSSAPAFILAQLAGAVAASLLFRWLLQERRAA; translated from the coding sequence ATGGGGGACATCACCGCGGCCAGCCTGGAGCCGCCGCTGCATGCCTTTTCGGCGGGTCGGCGGGTCCTGGGCGAAGCCCTGGGAACGGCGCTGCTGCTTGCGGTCGTGATCGGTTCGGGGATCATGGGCGAGCGCCTCAGCGGCGGCAATGTCGCCATCGCCCTTCTGGGCAACACCCTTTCGACCGGGGCGGCGCTGGCGGTGCTGATCACCGTGTTCGGCCCCCTGTCGGGCGCCCACTTCAACCCGGCCGTGACCTTGGTGTTCGCCCTGCGGCGGGAAATCGGCTGGGGCCTGGCGGCGGCCTACATCGCGGCCCAGGCCGTGGGCGGGGTGCTCGGCGTCTGGGCGGCGCACGCCATGTTCGCCGAGCCGATCCTTCAGATATCCAACAAGCTGCGCGACGGTCCGGCGCTGGCCTTTTCCGAGTTCGTCGCCACCTTCGGCCTGGTCGCGGCGATCCTGGGCTCTATCCGCTTCAGGCCGGAGGCGACGCCCTACATCGTCGGCCTCTACATCACCTCGGCCTACTGGTTCACCGCCTCGACCTCGTTCGCCAATCCGGCGGTGACCCTGGCCCGGTCGCTGTCGAACACCTTCGCCGGCATCGCGCCCAGCTCGGCCCCGGCGTTCATCCTCGCCCAGCTGGCCGGCGCGGTCGCCGCCAGCCTGCTGTTCCGCTGGCTTCTGCAGGAAAGGCGCGCCGCATGA
- a CDS encoding ArsI/CadI family heavy metal resistance metalloenzyme, producing MKRLHVHVAVEDLAKSIGFYSTLFGSEPTVLKGDYAKWMLDDPRVNFAISNRGAATGLDHLGIQVESDAELGELAGRLKDAGETTFDQQATTCCYAMGDKSWVRDPSGVRWETFHTTGEAVTYGEDAPPTEAGQARQACCAPVEAAAPSTPATACCG from the coding sequence ATGAAGCGCCTGCACGTCCATGTCGCCGTCGAGGACCTGGCGAAATCGATCGGCTTCTATTCGACCCTGTTCGGTTCAGAGCCGACCGTATTGAAGGGCGACTACGCCAAGTGGATGCTCGATGATCCGCGGGTGAATTTCGCCATCTCGAACCGAGGCGCGGCGACAGGGCTCGATCACCTGGGCATCCAGGTCGAGAGCGACGCCGAACTGGGCGAACTGGCTGGGCGGCTGAAGGACGCCGGCGAGACCACCTTCGACCAGCAGGCGACGACCTGCTGCTACGCGATGGGCGACAAGTCCTGGGTGCGCGATCCCAGCGGGGTGCGCTGGGAGACGTTCCACACCACCGGCGAGGCCGTGACCTACGGCGAAGATGCCCCCCCCACCGAGGCTGGGCAGGCCCGCCAAGCCTGCTGCGCCCCAGTGGAAGCTGCCGCCCCGTCCACCCCTGCGACGGCGTGCTGCGGCTAA
- a CDS encoding COG4223 family protein encodes MTSAPDPADHIDMALPRDPAEYSLRRHGFGLAFWAMIVFGLLCVAAGFAVSRYGPTLFPPKVTPAPPASSAPSAVVAPPIAPPGDLQTAPPQATLAAAPEAAPSAEVRAISGRLDRLEADQHRAAHAAAEALAAADLSEVSQGSLPFEGQLAAVDRLLPDSADLRALRPLAAVGAPSRAALASELSGLADRAAVAARAPAPDAGVLTQIAHALASVFTVRRVDKVNGASPDAVLARAQAHANDGDIEGALKALDGLPKGGQAVLADWRAQAQRRVAIDRRIAALRAGALRDLTPMSEAWATP; translated from the coding sequence ATGACCAGCGCGCCTGATCCTGCCGACCATATTGACATGGCCCTGCCGCGCGACCCGGCCGAATACAGCCTTCGCCGCCACGGCTTCGGCCTCGCCTTCTGGGCCATGATCGTGTTCGGCCTGCTATGTGTCGCGGCGGGCTTCGCCGTGAGCCGCTATGGCCCGACCCTGTTTCCGCCCAAGGTGACGCCCGCGCCGCCGGCCAGCAGCGCCCCATCGGCCGTCGTCGCGCCGCCCATCGCCCCGCCCGGCGACCTGCAGACGGCGCCGCCCCAGGCGACCCTGGCCGCGGCGCCCGAGGCCGCCCCCTCGGCCGAGGTCCGCGCCATCTCCGGCCGACTCGACCGGCTGGAGGCCGATCAGCACCGCGCCGCCCACGCCGCCGCCGAAGCCCTGGCCGCCGCCGACCTGTCCGAGGTCTCGCAAGGCTCCCTGCCCTTCGAGGGCCAGCTGGCCGCGGTCGATCGCCTGCTGCCCGATTCGGCCGATTTGCGCGCCCTGCGCCCCCTGGCCGCCGTCGGCGCGCCCAGCCGCGCGGCCCTGGCGTCCGAGCTCTCGGGCCTCGCCGACCGCGCCGCGGTGGCCGCCCGGGCCCCTGCCCCCGACGCCGGCGTCCTGACCCAGATCGCCCACGCCCTGGCCTCGGTCTTCACCGTCCGCCGGGTGGACAAGGTCAATGGCGCCAGTCCCGACGCCGTCCTGGCCCGCGCCCAGGCTCACGCCAATGATGGCGACATCGAGGGCGCGCTGAAGGCCCTGGACGGCCTGCCCAAGGGCGGCCAGGCGGTGCTGGCCGACTGGCGCGCCCAGGCCCAGCGGCGGGTGGCCATCGACCGCCGCATCGCCGCCCTCAGAGCCGGCGCCCTGCGCGACCTGACCCCGATGTCCGAGGCCTGGGCCACGCCATGA